In Paenibacillus durus, the DNA window ACGAGCAGGATTTGCAGCGCGATTTCATTCGGCGTTTTTTTGCGGGAAGCTCCTTCGACCATAGCGATCATTTTGTCCAGAAAGCTGTTCCCCGCTTCCGCCGTCACCCGGATGATGAGCCAGTCGGACACGACCGTCGTACCGCCGGTTACCGCGCTGCGGTCGCCCCCGGATTCACGGATAACAGGCGCGGATTCGCCGGTGATCGCACTCTCATCAACCGAAGCCGCTCCCTCGATTACTTCGCCGTCCATCGGAATTTGCTCTCCGGCCTCCACCAGCACGATATCGCCTTTCAACAGCTTGTCGGACAGCACCTCCGTATATTCTTCGCGGCTGGCCGCGGACTTCAATTTTTTAGCTCCGACCTCTTTCCTTGCGCTTCGCAGGCTGTCCGCCTGTGCCCGGCCTCTCCCTTCCGCGATCGCCTCGGCAAAATTGGCGAACAGGACGGTAAACCAGAGAATCAGCGCAATGACCAGCGTGTAGCCGGCCGCTTCATCTTGAACACCGGCAAAGGACAGCAGATATAATAGCGTTGTGAACCATGCGCCAGCGTAAACGACCAGCATAACCGGGTTTTTCACCTGAATGCGCGGCGACAGCTTCACGAAGGATTGACGGAGCGCATCATTTAAAATAGACGGCTGTTTATTATTTTCTCCCATTGTTATCACACCTCTATAATCAGCTTAAACCGCGGGTTGTAAAGTAATCGGCAATCGGTCCGAGCGCAAGCGCCGGTAAGAAGCTGAGCGCGCCGATCAGCAAAATGATGGCTATCAGCAGAAAGGCAAACATCGCGCCGCTCGTGGACAGCGTGCCTTCGCCCGCCGCCACGCTTTTCTTGCCGGACAGGCTGCCCGCTAGAAAGATCACTCCCGCCATCGGAATATAGCGCACCAAGAGCATAACGAACCCGCCGAGGATATTGGTGAACGCATTATTCGCCGCATAACCGCCGAAGGCGCTGCCGTTGTTGTTCCCAAGCGAAGTGAAGGCGTACAGGATTTCCGAAAAGCCATGCGCGCCCGAATTGGTCATCCAAGACGCCGACTGCGGCATCAGCACGGCGGCGGCGGTTCCGAGCAGCGTCAGCAGCGGGGGCGCCAGCACGATCAGGCAGACCATTTTCATCTCGAACGGCGCAATTTTTTTGCCCAGATACTCCGGCGTCCGCCCGACCATCAGCCCTGCGATGAATACGGTCAGAATAACGAAGGCAAGCATGCCGTACAGCCCGCTGCCTACGCCGCCGAACACAATTTCCCCCAGCTGCATCAAGAACATAAGCAGACCGCCCGCCAGCGGAGTAAAGCTGTCATGCATGGAATTGACCGATCCGTTGGAAGCCGCTGTAGTCGCCGCTGCCCAGAGCGCCGATGTTCCGACCCCGTGGACGACTTCTTTGCCCTCCATATTGCCCGATGAGGCCACCCCGTGTATCAAGGGCGCTCCGTACCGTTCGCTGGCCGTAATTCCAACAAGACACAGGATGAACAGAAACAGCATAGCCGCGTAAATGACCCGGCCCTGTCCCCGGTCCTTGACCGCCCTCCCGAACGACACGCACAGCGAGGCGGGAATCAGCAGAATGGACAGCAGTTGAAGCAGGTTGGAGAACGCGGTCGGATTCTCAAGCGGAAACGCCGAATTCATTCCGAAAAAGCCGCCGCCGTTCGTGCCGAGCTGCTTGATGGCGATCTGGCTTGCCGCCGGGCCGAGCGGCACGATACTTGCGGCGCTGTTCTCCAGGTTAGCAACATGCGCATAAGGGGAGAAAGTTTGCACAACCCCCTGAGAGACCAGCAGCAGCGCAAGGATCGCGGAAAGCGGAAGCAGCACATAGAGATGAATGCGGACCATGTCTTTCCAGAAGTTCCCGACCGTTCCTTGAGATTTGCGGACAAAGCCCCGGATGAGGGCGAACAGCACCGCGATGCCCATCCCGGCAGATACAAAATTTTGCACCGTGAGCCCCAAGCTCTGTGTCAGATACGACAAAGCCGATTCGCCGGAATACGCCTGCCAGTTCGTATTGGTAACGAAGCTGACCGCCGTATTGAACGCCAGATCCCAGCTCATGGCCGTCTGATGCTCCGGATTAAGCGGAAGCAGGCCCTGCACCATCAGAAGCAGGAACAAAGCGATCAAGCCGATTCCGCTAAAAATAAGCACCGCGCCCGTATATTGGCCCGGGCTCATGTCGTCGTCCTCTCTGACGCCGATAATCCGGTAAATTCCCCGCTCTGCCGGCTGCATAATCCGGGACAAGAATACCTTTTCTCCCATCATCACCTTGTAAATATACACGCCGAGCGGAACGGACAACCCCACCAGCAGTACGAGAAACAGCAGATCCTGAAACATCGCCTCTCTCATTTCCCATCACCCCAGAATAAGACATAAAGCAAATACACAAACATTGCGGCTGCGGCAAGCCCCGCGATTATAATCACCGTCGCCATTCCCGCTCCTCCATTTCGCTTCTCTTTTACGAGTTTCATATTATCAGCGAGCGCATAAATACAGTGTTAAGAAACCCGGACGGCGTATAAAGATTTCGTTAAGACGGGCGAATCGGCTTGGCGGTTCGGCTCGTCGCGCCGCCATCTGCCGATGCAGCTATGACTGTACAGCAAAAAGAGGGGCTTGATGGAACCTGCTAGAGTAGCCTTTAATGAGAAAGCGTTATATGAACGGATAAACAAACAGTACAGCCACAGTCACGATAATAATCGTCTTGTATTTGATCGTCTCGCCGATTTTGTACGGCTCCTCCACGCAGATGCCGGAGGGTATCGTAGACACAGTCCTCCCGGCTGGTTCACAGCATGCAGCATATCGGCCCTTCGGCCAGTGTGTCCCTCCATTGGTATCTGTGATAGGCGTCTATGATGGGGGATAGCTGTTCATGACGGGGGTATGAGGGGTGATTAAACGGCGAGAGCATGAACAACGGTCCTGATCGTGGCCAAACGGCGCAGGTGGCAAACGAAGAAGAAATTCGATGGTTTTTTCCCTTTTCGCTGATTCAGAACTGCATTATAATGGGGCTATGACGAAGAACGTCCCGTTTCACTCAACCGAGTGAGCCGGGGCGCTTTTTATTTTGGGGAGGAAAAAATGGACTTTAACGAAGCCTATCAGCAGTTTATTCATTATCATCTTGCACACCGGACAGGAGAACGCCAATCCAGGCTGAAAAGGGGGCATCTGCGCGCTGAATCGCTGTTTCTGGAAAAGGTCTGGTGGCCTTTGACGGGCCATATGAATGATCTGCATCCGGAGTATGAAGTGTTGGATTGGCGGGGCAGGTCTTATTTTGCCGACTTTGCCTGGCTCCCGGGATACACCAAGCTGATTATAGAAATCAAAGGATTTGGCCCGCATGTGCGCGATATGGACCGGATGAAGTATTGCAATGAATTGAACCGGGAGACCTTTCTGCACGCTGTGGGATACCAGGTGATTTCCTTTGCCTATGACGATATTGAACAGCGTCCGCAGTTATGCGTAACCTTGCTGCGCATGGTGCTGAGCCGCTACCGGCCATCGGCTGCTCCCGTCTCCAGAGCGGTGCTGGCTGAAAAAGAGGTGCTCCGGCTTGCCGTTCACGCCGCCAAACCTCTTCGGCCGGTGGATGTCGCCCGGCATTTTGAAGTAGACTCCAAGACGGCTGTTCAAATTCTGAAAAAGCTGTGCGCCAAAGGCTTACTGAACCCTGTCCGTCGTGGCAAAAGTGAACGGGCAGTCGGCTATGAACTGTCTAATGGTGTTCTTGACTATTACCTGTAACGGAAATTCTCCGGCTTAATTCTCATATTTCATCCAAAAAAGTACATTAAGGCGGAAAAACTCCAGCTTATTCTTTCCCCTGCCCCGTAGAGTTGACAAAATCGAGAAATAAACAGGAGTTTTTCCAGTTTATTTGAAAATTCAAAAGATTTCCGGCTTATAAACGGGAGAAATTCCCGTTCAATAAGGAAATCTTCGGTTGGTCTTGCCCGCCGCCGGGCCGCTCTGCGCGCCCGGGCCCTGCGTGCCGCTCCCCGCCGGAGCGCCCCAGCCGGGGCAGCGCGCCTCTCTACCGGCCGCCCGCTTCCGGCTGCGCTGGGTACGGCGCGCCGCCGCTTCCGGTGACGCCGCTGCTATTCGCGCCGCTCCCCGCCAGATTGCCCGCCGCCGGGCCGCTCTGCGCCCCCGAGCCCTGCGTGCCGCTCCCCGCCGGAGCGCCCCAGCCGGGGCAGCGCGCCTCTCTACCGGCCGCCCGCTTCCGGCTGCGCTGGGTACGGCGCGCCGCCGCTTCCGGTGCCACCGGCGTTTGCGCCGCTCCCCGCCGGACTGCCCGCCGCCGGGCCGCTCTGCGCGCCCGGGCCCTGCGTGCCGCTCCCCGCCGGAGCGCCCCAGCCGGGGCAGCGCGCCTCTCTACCGGCCGCCCGCTTCCGGCTGCGCTGGGTACGGCGCGCCGCCGCTTCCGGTGACGCCGCTGCTATTCGCGCCGCTCCCCGCCAGATTGCCCGCCGCCGGGCCGCTCTGCGCCCCCGAGCCCTGCGTGCCGCTCCCCGCCGGAGCGCCCCAGCCGGGGCAGCGCGCCTCTCTACCGGCCGCCCGCTTCCGGCTGCGCTGGGTACGGCGCGCCGCCGCTTCCGGTGCCACCGGCGTTTGCGCCGCTCCCCGCCGGACTGCCCGCCGCCGGGCCGCTCTGCGCGCCCGGGCCCTGCGTGCCGCTCCCCGCCGGAGCGCCCCAGCCGGGGCAGCGCGCCTCTCTACCGGCCGCCCGCTTCCGGCTGCGCTGGGTACGGCGCGCCGCCGCTTCCGGTGACGCCGCTGCCGTTCGCGCCGCTCCCCGCCGGACTGCCCGCCGCCGGGCCGCTCTGCGCGTCCGGGCCCTGCGTGCCGCTCCCCGCCGGACTGCCCCAGCCAGGGCAGCCGCCGCTCTACTGGCCGCCCGCGTCCGGCTGCGCTGGGTACGGCGCGCCGCCGCTTCCGGTGCCACCGGCGTTCGCGCCGCTCCCCGCGGGACTGCCCGCCGCCGGGCCGCTCCCTCCCTGGAGCGCACCGCCGCTAGAGCCCGGCGTGCTTACCCCGCCGCCGGAGGACGGAGCGGGCAGCGCAATATTCGGCGCGCTGGCGCTTCCCTCGCCTACGGGTCTGCCCTGATTGTCGTAATAGTACATCGGGACATCCCCGACGACCATCAGATAAGAGACGGGAATTTCCGTATCGACCACCTGCGGTTCCATGTCGAAAGGCACAACGACCGCCACCTCGGTAACGATATGGATGTATACTTCAACCAGGATCATATTGATTCCTGCATTCTGCTGGCGGGTATTCAGTTCGACCTTGACCGCGCCCTGCGGCTCAATCTTGATCGGAATGTCCGGACCGAAGGAAGCGATCAGCGGACTATCCAGCGCCTGGCCGAGCGGAATATGCTCGGTCTGATTATGCAGGCCGTCCAAGGTTGATTGAATTACTTCCGTCGCCTGCGAAGTAATACGCATATGCTCCGTATAGTTGAGCATAAAGCCGGAGATTTTGCCTGTGCCGTCCGTCTTCCAGTCGATCAGCTTCTCGGCGCTGCTGCCGCTTGCCACCTGGGAGGCGATGGCCTTGTTAATCGCCTCGGTCGCAACCTGCTTCACGCGGATTTGTGCCAGATGGACGATCGGCGGCGTCAGATGCCGTTCCACATAGCCGAGGCCAAGCAGCACGGCGACAAGCAGCAGCAGAAACGTCAGCAGCCAGAACCTGCGGCGGCTTCGCGGCCTGCGGCGCCGTCCGTCGGCTGCTTGCCCCAGCCTCTCGCCGCTTTCCGGCCGGCGGCTCCAGATACCCGCTGGGCGCGAAGCCCTGGCGGGCCTGGACTTGAAGCGCGCCCCGCCGGAACGCGACGCCGTCCATCCCCCATCCCCGAATCCACCGCGCCCGCCCCACGAGTTCCGGCTTACACGACGAAAAATGCCGGAGCCGCCGGACTTGAACGAGCTTTTCCGGACAGGCGGCGTAAAGCTTATCCGCGGCAGGCGCAAGGCGGATGGCAGCTGAAGCCGCCGGTTTCCCCATTTTTTTATTCTGCCCATAGCGCTCTTCCCTCCCGCCACTTCCGGCGGTCAAGCCGCCTTCTACTGTATCGTATTCGTCGACCGCCCAAAAAAGAAGAACGCTTATCCGGCGCGGCGACAAGCGTTCCATTTCGAGCGTATATACTTTTTGTAATCCATGGTACCCGTCTAGCAACAGCGAGAGCATGAACAACGGTCCTGATCGTGGCCAAACGGCGCCGGTGGCAAACGAAGAAGAAATTCGATGTTTTTTTCCTTTCCGTCATTGCAGAACTGCATTATAATGGGTCTATGACGAAGAACGTCCTGTTTCACTCAACCGAGTGAGCCGGGGCGTTTTTTATTTTGGGGAGGAAAAATGGACTTTAACGAAGCCTACCAGCAGTTTATTCATTATCATCTTGCACACCGGACAGGAGAACGCCAATCCAGGCTGAAAAGGGGGCATCTGCACGCCGAATCGCTGTTTCTGGAAAAGGTCTGGTGGCCTTTGATCGGCCATATGAATGATCTGCATCCGGAGTATGAAGTGTTGGATTGGCGGGGCAGGTCTTATTTTGCCGATTTTGCCTGGCTTCCGGGATACACCAAGCTGATTATAGAAATCAAAGGATTTGGCCCGCATGTGCGCGATATGGACCGAATGAAGTATTGCAATGAATTGAACCGGGAGACCTTTCTGCACGCCATGGGATACCAGGTGATTTCCTTTGCCTATGACGATATTAAACAGCGTCCGCAGTTATGCGTAACCTTGCTGCGCATGGTGTTGAGCCGCTACCGGCCATCGGCTGCTCCCGTCTCCAGAGCGGTGCTGGCCGAAAAAGAGGTGCTCCGGCTCGCCATTCACGCCGCCAAACCTCTGCGGCCGGTGGATGTCGCCCGGCATTTTGAAGTAGACTCCAAGACGGCTGTTCAAATTCTGAAAAAGCTGTGCGCCAAAGGCTTACTGAACCCTGTCCGTCGCGGCAAAAGTGAACGGGCAGTCGGCTATGAACTGTCTAATGGCGTTCTTGACTATTACCTGTAACGGAAATTCTCCGGCTTAATTCTCATATTTCATCCAAAAAAGTACATTAAGGCGGAAAAACTCCAGCTTGTTCTTTCCCCTGCCCCGTAAAGTAGACAAAATAGAGAAATAAACAGGAGTTTTTCCAGTTTATTTGAAAATTCAAAAGATTTCCGGCTTGATAACGGGAGAAATTCCCGTTCAATAAGGAAATCTTTCGGTTGGTCTCTCCCAACCGCCGCCCGCTTACGGCTCCGCCGTGGACAGCGCGCCCCCGGGCGCGGCGCACCGGACAAGCGTTCCATTTCGAGCGTTTATACTTTTTAGAGCCAGATCAAACCATCCGCTCCCGTTTATCCTCCTGCAGATGGCCCCAATGCTTCCAGATGAAGACGGCAAGCAGTACGATGATGAACATGCCGTAACTGGTCAGATAAATACCCCATTCCTCTCTCGGAACAATAAGCGAAGAACCAATCGTACCGAACAGCCAGATATAAGACAGATTTCCAAGCGCCGTTCCCCAGATAAAAGCCGAGTGAGGCAGGGTTGACACCGCAGACATAATATTAATCACATTATTGGGAATGATTGGTATCGTTCGAAGCAGCACCAGCGTCCAGATGCCATAACGGTTCAAATAACGCTGCCATTTGTCATAACGCTTCAGCTTCCTGCCCCATCTCCGGTCAAACCAGTGAAACAAATACCTCCGGGACAGATAAAATACGAACAGCCCTCCCAGATTACAGATCATCCAACTGATCAGCATCCCGCAGATTACATCGAATACCGAGACATGCAGCACGATCAATATAACGAATGGAAAAAATCCGAACAGGCTCTGAAGGAGCGCGAGCGGGATCGTAACCAGGAGAATTGCGGGCCCGCTAAGGCCCAAAGCCTGCAATAGCCAGTCAATCCAGGCGTTAACCATGTCTGTCATGCATCGCTCTCCTCTCTGTACTCCATGCCCTCCAACCCTGCTTCTGATCATATTCAGATATTTCAAAGAAAACACCCCGGACGGGGTGTTTGTAAACGAAAATTCACTATAGTCTATCATTTAAGAACAAAAGAGTATAAAGTATGACAGATTTACAGTCTGGTTCTCTCCATCATAGCATATTTGTGAATTCACTGTAAAATACTTAGCAGCGCATAGCTTGGGCGGCTCCCATGTTAGCCGTGGTCATTTTTGAAAAATCAATCGTTTTCCCGTTCTGCCGCGTCTTACTTGTAAGAACATGAATTTAGAGGACTTCTTTCCCAATACCAACACTAATAGAAAAAGGGGGAGTGGTGAATGGTGGGAAATACAATGAACGAGGCCCGATTGGCGGATGTTGCGCTGATGGATGAAGAAGCTTTTTTTGAGCGCCTGTACGTCGAACACCGCAAAATGTACGCGATCGCTTTCAGCTACCTGGGAACGGAAACGGACGCGCTGGAGGTGGTGCAGGAAGCGTCATGCCGGGCATGGATGAAGCGCAAAAAGCTTAAAGACGAGCAGGCCTTTACGCCCTGGCTGATCCGGATTACCATCAACTGCTGCATGGATGAACTCCGGCGCAAAAAGCGCATGTTACCTTCGGAGAAGCTGGTGGAAGAAGCGGCACAGGAAATGAAAAGCAACGAGCGGATCGACCTGGAGCGGGCGATGAGCCGGATGAAGCCGAAATACCGGCATGCCGTGTTTCTGAAATACTATCAGGACATGACAACTGCCCAAATTGCAATGGTGCTGAAAAGACCCGAAGGCACAATCAAAACCTGGCTGCGCGAAGGACTGAAACAGCTTCGGAAGTATCTGTAGACATACGGGAGGCGAATGGAAATGATATACAAAGAAGAACGCATTCTGCGCCAGAATGCTCATGAAGCGAACCGGCACGCCGAAACGTTCCAGGAAAGCAAACTCTACAACTCCATGCGAGAAGGAATCATGCAGGGGAAAAAGCGTGAGAAGCGGCGCATATATTCATATGGAGTGGGTGTGGCCATAGCCGCTGCGGCTGCAATTCTGCTTACGTTCTCTTCCATCGGATTACCGGCAAAGGAAGCTGCTGAACATTCAGTACAAACGGCCAGCACTAATAATTGGGGAAATTTCAAAGCGTACCGCTTGAGCTCCAGGTACCCTGCACTTGCAAGCGCCTTGGAACAGAATCTCGTAAAACCGGTTCACCAGAGCGCGGAAAAAAAGGGTTACCGTGTCGATGTGGCCGGCGCTGTTGCAGATGGCCGAAAAGTGTTCGTCCTGTACAGCGTCCAGAACAACACGGACAAAGAAGTCGAACAAGCGGATTTCTCGCTTCAATTTGGAGACTATAAGGACCCGTATCCTCGTAAAGGCTCAATATTAGATGTACTGGATGGCGAGAGCCGGATCCCGGCGGGCCAATCTGTAGATTTTATATACTCCTCCAACCTTTCGCCATCGATTCAATATTCGAAAAAGGTGAAGGTCAACATTATTCTTACCGAGACTTCAGCGGAGGCGCTCGTTTCCAGCAGTAATAAGTACCGGACCAGCCTGGATATTTCCTTCGAGCTTGACCCCGACATGTTCAAAGACCAGCGGAATACGTTAACGGCTGACCGCACCTTGACCGTGGACGGACAAAAAATTAAAGTGAGCCAAGTGCTGTATACTCCGCTGAGCACCTATGTGGATTTGGAGTATGACAAGAGCAACGAGAAACGAATTTTCCAATTGATTAATCCTGTTCTGATCAGTAAAAAAGGGGACACTACCGAAAAATTATATTACCCCGGCATCATCACATCTGACAATTCCGTAGCCTACTCGGATGATTCCAAGGCCACGCTCGTATTCAGGAACAGCCGTTACAGCCAGCCAGACTCCGTAACATTGAAAACATTCGGCATTTCGGCTGTCGATAAGGATCAGATGAAAATAGTCGTCGATTTAAACAAAAAACAGATTATTGAAGCGCCGGGGAGCGGTCTTGAACTTGTCGAGCCCACGCCAGAGGACCATGCGGAAGCGGGAGAAATCCTGTTACGGCGTAAAATTGACAATGGCCGATACTTTAAGAACACTTTTACCATATTGGCCGACAGCTTCACCGATGCGCAGGGTAAAGTGCACAAAAGAGTGAATAGCACCGTATTAGGTAACTTCGGCAGCCATAGGTTATCAAAGGATGGTACGGCGGTGGACGAGTTTCAATTTAACTTTGGAGAGGAAGCCAAGAATTATCCGCAGCCCCTTACGATTACAATTGAGCGGTATCAGAATCCGATTATGGATACACAGGCCGTAGAGCTGTACTTGAAGCAATAGAGGCTGAATAATAATCTAATGAATCAACGGTTTTCTCAGGCTGTCGAGAAAGTCTCGACAGCCTGCTTTATGTTCGAGTTATTTAAGACGGCACCGCGTTAACTGGTTTCATACCGAGATGTTATAAATATTTTAAGTGAAAGGATATATTAAAATGAATAAAGAATATTAATGTATTGTTCTATTCGCATGTAGACC includes these proteins:
- the yunB gene encoding sporulation protein YunB — protein: MGRIKKWGNRRLQLPSALRLPRISFTPPVRKSSFKSGGSGIFRRVSRNSWGGRGGFGDGGWTASRSGGARFKSRPARASRPAGIWSRRPESGERLGQAADGRRRRPRSRRRFWLLTFLLLLVAVLLGLGYVERHLTPPIVHLAQIRVKQVATEAINKAIASQVASGSSAEKLIDWKTDGTGKISGFMLNYTEHMRITSQATEVIQSTLDGLHNQTEHIPLGQALDSPLIASFGPDIPIKIEPQGAVKVELNTRQQNAGINMILVEVYIHIVTEVAVVVPFDMEPQVVDTEIPVSYLMVVGDVPMYYYDNQGRPVGEGSASAPNIALPAPSSGGGVSTPGSSGGALQGGSGPAAGSPAGSGANAGGTGSGGAPYPAQPDAGGQ
- the kdpA gene encoding potassium-transporting ATPase subunit KdpA, with the translated sequence MREAMFQDLLFLVLLVGLSVPLGVYIYKVMMGEKVFLSRIMQPAERGIYRIIGVREDDDMSPGQYTGAVLIFSGIGLIALFLLLMVQGLLPLNPEHQTAMSWDLAFNTAVSFVTNTNWQAYSGESALSYLTQSLGLTVQNFVSAGMGIAVLFALIRGFVRKSQGTVGNFWKDMVRIHLYVLLPLSAILALLLVSQGVVQTFSPYAHVANLENSAASIVPLGPAASQIAIKQLGTNGGGFFGMNSAFPLENPTAFSNLLQLLSILLIPASLCVSFGRAVKDRGQGRVIYAAMLFLFILCLVGITASERYGAPLIHGVASSGNMEGKEVVHGVGTSALWAAATTAASNGSVNSMHDSFTPLAGGLLMFLMQLGEIVFGGVGSGLYGMLAFVILTVFIAGLMVGRTPEYLGKKIAPFEMKMVCLIVLAPPLLTLLGTAAAVLMPQSASWMTNSGAHGFSEILYAFTSLGNNNGSAFGGYAANNAFTNILGGFVMLLVRYIPMAGVIFLAGSLSGKKSVAAGEGTLSTSGAMFAFLLIAIILLIGALSFLPALALGPIADYFTTRGLS
- a CDS encoding DUF559 domain-containing protein, with product MDFNEAYQQFIHYHLAHRTGERQSRLKRGHLRAESLFLEKVWWPLTGHMNDLHPEYEVLDWRGRSYFADFAWLPGYTKLIIEIKGFGPHVRDMDRMKYCNELNRETFLHAVGYQVISFAYDDIEQRPQLCVTLLRMVLSRYRPSAAPVSRAVLAEKEVLRLAVHAAKPLRPVDVARHFEVDSKTAVQILKKLCAKGLLNPVRRGKSERAVGYELSNGVLDYYL
- a CDS encoding DUF559 domain-containing protein encodes the protein MDFNEAYQQFIHYHLAHRTGERQSRLKRGHLHAESLFLEKVWWPLIGHMNDLHPEYEVLDWRGRSYFADFAWLPGYTKLIIEIKGFGPHVRDMDRMKYCNELNRETFLHAMGYQVISFAYDDIKQRPQLCVTLLRMVLSRYRPSAAPVSRAVLAEKEVLRLAIHAAKPLRPVDVARHFEVDSKTAVQILKKLCAKGLLNPVRRGKSERAVGYELSNGVLDYYL
- a CDS encoding DUF4179 domain-containing protein; the encoded protein is MIYKEERILRQNAHEANRHAETFQESKLYNSMREGIMQGKKREKRRIYSYGVGVAIAAAAAILLTFSSIGLPAKEAAEHSVQTASTNNWGNFKAYRLSSRYPALASALEQNLVKPVHQSAEKKGYRVDVAGAVADGRKVFVLYSVQNNTDKEVEQADFSLQFGDYKDPYPRKGSILDVLDGESRIPAGQSVDFIYSSNLSPSIQYSKKVKVNIILTETSAEALVSSSNKYRTSLDISFELDPDMFKDQRNTLTADRTLTVDGQKIKVSQVLYTPLSTYVDLEYDKSNEKRIFQLINPVLISKKGDTTEKLYYPGIITSDNSVAYSDDSKATLVFRNSRYSQPDSVTLKTFGISAVDKDQMKIVVDLNKKQIIEAPGSGLELVEPTPEDHAEAGEILLRRKIDNGRYFKNTFTILADSFTDAQGKVHKRVNSTVLGNFGSHRLSKDGTAVDEFQFNFGEEAKNYPQPLTITIERYQNPIMDTQAVELYLKQ
- a CDS encoding potassium-transporting ATPase subunit F, whose product is MATVIIIAGLAAAAMFVYLLYVLFWGDGK
- a CDS encoding TVP38/TMEM64 family protein: MTDMVNAWIDWLLQALGLSGPAILLVTIPLALLQSLFGFFPFVILIVLHVSVFDVICGMLISWMICNLGGLFVFYLSRRYLFHWFDRRWGRKLKRYDKWQRYLNRYGIWTLVLLRTIPIIPNNVINIMSAVSTLPHSAFIWGTALGNLSYIWLFGTIGSSLIVPREEWGIYLTSYGMFIIVLLAVFIWKHWGHLQEDKRERMV
- a CDS encoding RNA polymerase sigma factor codes for the protein MVGNTMNEARLADVALMDEEAFFERLYVEHRKMYAIAFSYLGTETDALEVVQEASCRAWMKRKKLKDEQAFTPWLIRITINCCMDELRRKKRMLPSEKLVEEAAQEMKSNERIDLERAMSRMKPKYRHAVFLKYYQDMTTAQIAMVLKRPEGTIKTWLREGLKQLRKYL